Proteins from one Bacteroides mediterraneensis genomic window:
- a CDS encoding family 78 glycoside hydrolase catalytic domain: protein MTVELAETPLGIDTPAPRFGWQLTAVPQERGLCQTAYQLIVQDEAGKRVWDSGKVAGDVSQHVVYQGEALQPTTRYTWQVKVWNNQGKVQEGTSWFETSLLTDHEANGWHGARWIGGGDEDMVLYSPYLPVFRLDFSFQMKEQAVSRKIAFVYGANDERLMDANKNLYHLSNGKDASYIKVEFDLTPLKGGGNAWIHLYRAGYQPDDKPSVPLKSFLIPNDVLNVGNQYQAHTFSLYSNLGFTVLKKGETQLGEVNVNPLGQGGDFIAFPVVGEVGFALEDAKAFSGVKTDIRNFRSPENRLTSVTLDASRLEGGRQWYVQNPSRNSMPMLRTEFATIANKIKKARLYVTSRGIYEMYLNGQRVGKDYFNPGVTQYNKTHLYQVYDVTKLVQVGKNALGAVLAEGWWSGGATYAGENWNFFGDRQSLLAQLVVTYENGRQQAVVTSPDTWKYFNQGPVVYGSFFQGEVYDARKEQAIAGWSCPGYEDAAWKSAVEVTLENHVSQVGGGNVPKVNDYSDFHLKAQYGQTVRAIQQLTARSVEEVRPGIFVYDMGQNMVGVPEITLHGMEAGREINLRYAEVKYPDLPRYAGNEGMIMLENIRAAMAQDKYITKGGEETIAPRFTYHGYRYVEITGIDKALPLESVKGTVLSSIDGLASQYETSNEKVNRLWHNIVWSTYANFFSIPTDCPQRNERLGWAGDISVFSRTATYLADVPQFLRRYLQAMRDVQREDGRFPDVAPLGVGFGGLLWGSAGITVPWEVYQQYGDKNLLAEHYAAMGRYIDYILAKTINLETGILEQEKVWGNLGDWLGPEDNKNDKTLMWEAYFLYDLDIMVKVSKLLGKESEARRYADLYQKRKEFFLRTYVDKVTARTVSSGADGPEKGKPVDIQTSYVLPLAFGLVPPELREEFAARLAQTVQRENVGDDGKTYPAYSLMTGFIGTAWISKALSDNGYDDVAYKLLQQTTYPSWLYSVEQGATTIWERLNSYTHVDGFGENNRMNSFNHYSFGAVGAWMYAYSLGIMRDENHPGFKHFVLSPRVDPTGQMTFARGHYDSLYGRIESAWEVKDGEVRYSFTVPANTSATLYLPVASTDKVTEDGRVLQAGKNGVKEVMRQEGMLQIELGSGTYHFAVK, encoded by the coding sequence ATGACCGTAGAGTTGGCTGAGACTCCTCTTGGCATAGACACCCCCGCTCCAAGGTTTGGCTGGCAGCTGACGGCTGTTCCGCAGGAAAGAGGTCTCTGTCAGACGGCCTATCAGCTGATTGTGCAGGATGAGGCTGGAAAGCGGGTATGGGATTCCGGGAAGGTGGCAGGAGACGTCTCCCAGCATGTGGTGTACCAGGGAGAAGCCTTGCAGCCGACGACCCGTTATACGTGGCAGGTAAAGGTATGGAACAATCAGGGAAAGGTGCAGGAAGGAACGTCCTGGTTTGAAACCAGTCTGCTGACGGACCACGAGGCAAATGGCTGGCACGGAGCCCGCTGGATTGGGGGTGGTGACGAGGACATGGTACTTTATTCACCCTATCTGCCTGTGTTCCGCTTGGATTTTTCTTTCCAGATGAAGGAGCAGGCCGTATCCCGTAAGATAGCCTTTGTGTATGGAGCGAATGACGAGCGGTTGATGGATGCGAACAAGAACCTGTATCATCTTTCCAATGGAAAGGATGCTTCTTACATCAAGGTGGAGTTCGACTTGACGCCGCTGAAAGGAGGCGGAAACGCATGGATACATCTTTATCGTGCAGGTTATCAGCCCGATGACAAGCCTTCCGTACCGTTGAAATCTTTTTTGATACCGAATGACGTGTTGAATGTCGGGAACCAGTATCAGGCGCATACTTTCTCTCTGTATTCCAACTTGGGTTTCACGGTCTTGAAAAAAGGAGAAACTCAGCTGGGGGAAGTGAATGTGAATCCCTTGGGGCAGGGAGGCGATTTCATTGCCTTTCCTGTAGTGGGTGAGGTGGGCTTTGCCTTGGAGGATGCGAAGGCCTTTTCGGGTGTGAAGACGGATATCCGTAATTTCCGGAGTCCGGAAAACCGACTGACTTCCGTGACACTGGATGCGTCCCGATTAGAAGGGGGAAGGCAATGGTATGTACAAAACCCGAGCCGTAACTCCATGCCGATGCTGCGTACGGAGTTTGCAACCATTGCGAATAAAATCAAGAAAGCACGGCTGTATGTCACCTCCCGCGGTATTTATGAGATGTATCTCAACGGGCAACGGGTTGGAAAGGATTATTTCAATCCGGGCGTGACACAGTATAATAAAACACACCTGTATCAGGTGTACGATGTGACGAAGCTGGTACAGGTCGGAAAAAATGCACTGGGTGCGGTGCTGGCCGAAGGGTGGTGGAGCGGAGGTGCCACTTATGCCGGAGAAAACTGGAACTTCTTTGGCGACCGTCAGTCGTTGCTGGCCCAGCTGGTGGTGACGTACGAGAATGGACGGCAGCAGGCGGTGGTCACTTCGCCGGACACATGGAAGTATTTCAACCAGGGACCGGTGGTGTATGGCAGTTTCTTTCAGGGAGAAGTCTATGACGCCCGGAAGGAACAGGCAATCGCCGGATGGTCTTGCCCGGGTTACGAGGATGCGGCGTGGAAGTCGGCGGTGGAAGTGACGCTGGAAAATCATGTCAGTCAGGTGGGAGGAGGAAACGTGCCGAAAGTGAACGATTATTCGGATTTTCACCTGAAGGCCCAGTATGGCCAGACGGTACGGGCCATTCAGCAACTGACGGCTCGGTCGGTGGAAGAAGTACGGCCGGGTATTTTTGTGTACGACATGGGGCAGAACATGGTGGGAGTACCTGAAATCACGCTCCACGGAATGGAAGCGGGCCGGGAAATCAATCTCCGTTATGCCGAGGTGAAATATCCGGACCTGCCGCGTTATGCCGGCAATGAGGGGATGATTATGCTCGAGAATATCCGTGCGGCAATGGCACAGGACAAATATATCACCAAGGGAGGGGAGGAAACGATTGCACCGAGGTTCACTTACCACGGATATCGCTATGTCGAGATTACGGGCATTGACAAGGCCTTGCCCTTGGAGAGTGTGAAGGGCACGGTGTTGAGCTCGATTGACGGACTTGCCTCTCAGTATGAAACCTCGAACGAGAAGGTGAATAGGCTATGGCACAACATCGTGTGGTCTACCTATGCCAACTTCTTCTCCATCCCGACCGACTGTCCGCAACGGAACGAACGCTTGGGTTGGGCAGGGGATATCTCGGTCTTCTCCCGGACGGCGACTTATCTGGCCGATGTGCCGCAATTCCTTCGCCGTTATTTGCAGGCCATGCGCGATGTGCAGCGGGAAGACGGACGTTTCCCCGATGTGGCTCCGCTGGGTGTAGGCTTTGGGGGCCTGTTGTGGGGCAGCGCGGGCATCACGGTGCCTTGGGAAGTGTACCAGCAGTACGGCGACAAGAACTTGCTGGCGGAACATTATGCGGCGATGGGTCGCTACATTGATTATATACTGGCAAAGACCATCAATCTGGAAACGGGTATCTTGGAGCAGGAGAAGGTGTGGGGAAATCTGGGCGACTGGCTGGGGCCGGAGGACAACAAGAACGACAAGACACTGATGTGGGAAGCTTATTTCTTGTACGACCTGGATATCATGGTGAAAGTGTCCAAGCTATTGGGCAAGGAAAGTGAGGCACGGAGGTATGCGGATTTGTATCAGAAACGGAAAGAATTCTTCCTGCGTACGTATGTGGATAAGGTGACGGCCCGGACGGTTTCTTCCGGGGCCGACGGACCTGAAAAAGGGAAACCGGTAGACATACAGACTTCGTACGTGCTTCCGCTGGCCTTCGGTCTTGTCCCGCCGGAGCTTCGGGAAGAGTTTGCAGCTCGTCTCGCTCAAACGGTTCAGCGGGAAAATGTGGGTGACGACGGAAAGACTTATCCGGCTTATTCTCTGATGACGGGATTCATCGGGACGGCCTGGATTAGCAAGGCACTTTCGGACAATGGCTACGACGACGTGGCCTACAAGTTGTTGCAGCAGACCACCTATCCTTCGTGGCTGTATTCCGTGGAACAGGGAGCTACGACCATCTGGGAGCGGCTGAATTCTTATACTCATGTGGATGGGTTTGGCGAAAACAATCGGATGAACTCGTTCAATCATTATTCATTCGGGGCCGTAGGAGCCTGGATGTATGCCTATTCATTAGGGATTATGCGGGATGAGAATCATCCGGGGTTCAAGCATTTTGTGTTGTCTCCGCGGGTGGACCCGACCGGACAGATGACTTTTGCCCGTGGGCATTATGATTCCTTGTATGGTCGGATAGAGAGTGCATGGGAAGTGAAAGACGGGGAGGTGAGGTATTCATTCACTGTGCCGGCCAATACGAGTGCCACACTTTATTTGCCGGTTGCTTCGACAGACAAGGTGACGGAAGATGGTCGTGTTTTGCAGGCAGGAAAAAATGGGGTGAAGGAAGTAATGCGTCAGGAAGGCATGCTTCAAATAGAGCTGGGTTCGGGTACCTATCATTTTGCAGTGAAATGA
- a CDS encoding beta-glycosidase, with amino-acid sequence MKTRLKMYCISCLFTLGAVQLSAQTYNWIHSSENATWQQSTVRLKSEVNVLPDVSVDEKAKITTFKTWGVTFNELCWDALGALTREEQDEILKKVFAPDGDLRIGRGRISLGANDYARSWYSCDEVEGDFELRYFNIDRDKQAIIPFIRAAQKYNPALTFWISPWSPPSWLKINGDYPVLSSPSNHLSPKLDYLLYGNVGGTTDPDEMKLVGERKGKFPRQLATTDYMIQDPRYLQTYANYFCKFIDAYKAEGIPIDMVMYQNEAYSYTPYPGCAWTAEGTILFNRDYLAPALKKAHPEVKLYLGTLNTNRQDHVEKMLSDKQLQDCVSGMGFQWEGREILAAIRQQHPDWSYICSESECGWGSFDWKSGEHTFELINHYLGNGCNEYNLWNFILLDNGESTWGWKQNALIRVDSKTRTFTYTPEYFAVKHYAHYIASGSEVLAYKPEGDDKKPVLVVRTPAKKYVVIAGNFKEESQKLTVKLGKRYLEVVLAPHSMNTFEMK; translated from the coding sequence ATGAAAACTCGATTGAAAATGTATTGTATTAGCTGTCTGTTTACCTTAGGGGCCGTACAGCTTTCCGCTCAAACTTATAACTGGATACATAGCAGTGAGAATGCAACTTGGCAACAATCCACTGTCCGCTTGAAAAGCGAAGTAAATGTCCTTCCGGATGTGTCTGTGGACGAAAAGGCTAAAATAACCACGTTTAAGACCTGGGGAGTTACTTTCAATGAGCTTTGTTGGGATGCGCTGGGCGCGCTGACCCGTGAAGAGCAGGATGAAATCTTGAAAAAGGTATTTGCCCCGGATGGTGATTTGCGTATCGGGCGGGGACGGATTTCATTGGGTGCCAACGACTATGCCCGTTCCTGGTACAGTTGCGATGAGGTGGAAGGTGATTTTGAATTACGCTACTTCAACATCGACCGGGATAAACAGGCGATTATTCCTTTCATTCGGGCGGCACAGAAATACAATCCGGCACTCACCTTCTGGATTTCTCCCTGGTCTCCCCCCAGCTGGCTGAAAATAAATGGAGATTACCCGGTGTTGAGCAGTCCGTCCAATCATCTGTCGCCGAAATTGGACTATCTGCTTTATGGAAATGTAGGTGGAACGACCGATCCGGACGAGATGAAACTGGTAGGAGAACGTAAAGGGAAATTCCCCCGTCAGCTGGCTACTACCGACTATATGATACAAGACCCCCGTTATTTGCAGACTTATGCCAATTACTTCTGTAAGTTCATTGATGCCTACAAGGCAGAAGGCATCCCTATTGATATGGTGATGTATCAGAATGAGGCTTACAGCTATACCCCCTATCCCGGATGTGCATGGACGGCAGAAGGAACTATCCTCTTTAATCGGGATTACCTGGCTCCGGCACTGAAAAAGGCGCATCCGGAGGTGAAGTTGTATTTAGGCACGCTGAACACGAACCGGCAGGATCATGTGGAGAAGATGCTTTCGGATAAGCAATTGCAAGATTGTGTTTCCGGAATGGGCTTCCAATGGGAAGGACGCGAGATTCTGGCCGCTATCCGGCAACAGCATCCCGACTGGAGTTACATTTGTTCCGAGAGTGAATGTGGCTGGGGAAGCTTTGACTGGAAGTCGGGCGAACATACCTTTGAGTTAATCAATCATTATTTGGGGAACGGATGCAACGAGTATAACCTTTGGAATTTTATCCTTTTGGATAATGGAGAAAGCACCTGGGGATGGAAACAGAACGCCTTGATTCGGGTCGATTCAAAGACACGTACGTTTACGTATACGCCTGAATATTTTGCGGTGAAGCATTATGCTCATTACATCGCTTCCGGTTCGGAAGTATTGGCCTATAAGCCGGAGGGAGACGACAAGAAACCGGTGCTGGTGGTAAGGACTCCGGCGAAGAAGTATGTGGTGATAGCCGGAAACTTCAAGGAAGAGTCACAAAAGCTGACCGTAAAGTTGGGCAAGCGTTATTTGGAAGTGGTGTTGGCTCCTCATTCCATGAATACGTTTGAAATGAAATAA
- a CDS encoding DUF3836 domain-containing protein: MKKTFTKKTLAAGIAAALMTLTATHANAKETFIYGQNQQSLTVSTLNEDGKTLTPKWKYEYQYDTLGTLTEKKAYRWDADRKTWNPAYLLTWGTEGPALQKLSTNK; the protein is encoded by the coding sequence ATGAAAAAGACATTCACAAAAAAGACACTGGCAGCAGGAATAGCCGCTGCACTGATGACATTGACAGCCACACACGCAAACGCAAAAGAAACCTTCATTTACGGACAGAACCAGCAAAGCTTGACGGTATCTACCCTGAATGAAGACGGCAAAACACTCACTCCCAAGTGGAAGTACGAATACCAGTACGACACACTGGGAACCCTGACCGAGAAAAAGGCTTACCGCTGGGATGCGGACCGAAAAACCTGGAATCCGGCTTATCTGCTGACCTGGGGCACTGAAGGTCCGGCTCTTCAGAAACTTTCAACCAACAAGTAA
- a CDS encoding CPBP family intramembrane glutamic endopeptidase yields the protein MGRTIKLLLYFFAYQLAFMGVAICGYMLYRHTFELPKTLDTLYTNLIMLAQILSTAALGIHLLAGKYVGLDRKTWGYHCSPKLLATSVVFILAMGLWTNYFNELADLPNNMEAAFDMMMHHPLGIVAIVIMAPLVEELLFRGAIQGHLLRKWKHPAWAIVLSSLIFGLVHGNWVQAPFAFVTGLALGWMYYHTGSLLPGILMHFVNNSAAVIAFLSADDPNATMVSTYGATGAALMAAGGFVLTVLCVLFIQKKLVPQPASWHQPAQAEVIELENNK from the coding sequence ATGGGACGCACCATCAAATTATTACTGTATTTCTTTGCCTACCAACTGGCTTTCATGGGGGTAGCCATCTGTGGATACATGCTGTATCGCCACACCTTCGAATTGCCGAAGACCCTCGACACGCTTTATACAAACCTGATCATGCTGGCACAGATACTCTCTACCGCTGCGTTAGGCATCCATCTGCTGGCTGGCAAATATGTGGGACTGGACCGGAAAACTTGGGGATATCACTGCTCTCCCAAACTGTTGGCTACATCAGTGGTATTTATTTTAGCAATGGGCTTATGGACCAACTACTTCAACGAACTAGCCGACCTGCCCAACAATATGGAGGCTGCCTTTGACATGATGATGCATCATCCCTTAGGTATCGTGGCCATCGTCATCATGGCTCCCCTCGTAGAGGAACTGCTGTTCCGTGGTGCCATTCAGGGACATCTGCTCCGCAAATGGAAACATCCAGCCTGGGCCATCGTACTTTCTTCATTGATTTTCGGACTGGTACACGGCAACTGGGTACAGGCACCTTTCGCCTTTGTCACCGGACTGGCGCTGGGATGGATGTACTACCACACGGGGAGTCTGTTACCCGGCATCCTGATGCACTTTGTCAATAACAGTGCGGCTGTGATTGCTTTCTTATCGGCAGACGACCCGAATGCGACCATGGTTTCTACTTACGGAGCCACCGGAGCGGCACTCATGGCAGCCGGAGGATTTGTCCTCACCGTCCTCTGTGTACTGTTCATCCAAAAGAAGCTGGTTCCGCAACCGGCTTCCTGGCATCAGCCTGCCCAGGCAGAAGTTATTGAACTAGAAAACAATAAATGA
- a CDS encoding DUF2975 domain-containing protein has product MKKKLNIFCACVIAAFLLSASGNVYMVAKILFINGMEIGLKAAQGEIIDVPQYKTMHVLPTDLTKTAGTITNLKDGKQLAIKPMTALIEYPYTNISLGISVLQGFIGFIVLIGLISVVVYFGKLMIHINRNIVFDWINVKHLRRIGWNMLGIYVLGYISIWISNHQFAQAIELAGSEFNTLMASSDSTLILGFIALLAAEIFALGLRLKEENDLTI; this is encoded by the coding sequence ATGAAAAAGAAATTGAATATATTCTGTGCATGCGTGATTGCCGCTTTTCTGCTGTCTGCTTCCGGAAACGTGTACATGGTTGCAAAAATATTATTTATCAACGGAATGGAGATCGGCCTGAAAGCCGCTCAAGGAGAAATCATAGACGTTCCCCAATATAAAACGATGCACGTTCTGCCCACCGACCTGACGAAAACAGCCGGTACGATTACCAACCTAAAAGACGGTAAGCAACTGGCCATCAAACCTATGACAGCACTGATCGAATATCCTTACACCAATATTAGTCTTGGTATCAGTGTATTACAGGGATTCATCGGTTTCATTGTCCTCATTGGACTTATCTCTGTCGTTGTCTATTTCGGCAAGCTGATGATACACATCAACCGAAACATCGTGTTCGACTGGATCAACGTAAAACACCTGCGCCGCATCGGTTGGAACATGTTAGGGATATATGTACTCGGTTATATCAGTATCTGGATTTCGAACCATCAGTTTGCACAGGCCATTGAACTGGCGGGAAGCGAATTCAACACCCTGATGGCTTCTTCCGACTCCACACTGATTTTAGGTTTTATCGCCCTGCTGGCTGCTGAAATCTTTGCCCTCGGCCTGCGACTGAAAGAAGAAAATGATTTGACGATTTAA
- a CDS encoding DUF2975 domain-containing protein, translating to MKTQSYKRLMQYCDFVSVLSLLASIAYGFSQIVPLCYEIGKNDSDTFIWEALIQAIECYAIFFIGLLAYFMARNVKKGKVFCRVNQRILSAIGISTMLSGVLMNVIVNLTPIDTFHQNSILLIVIGAVFVLVSLLFEIGIQIQKEQDLTI from the coding sequence ATGAAAACCCAATCCTACAAACGCCTGATGCAATACTGCGACTTTGTTTCGGTACTCAGCCTTTTGGCATCCATCGCTTATGGCTTTAGCCAGATAGTGCCTCTCTGTTATGAAATTGGGAAAAACGACAGCGATACTTTTATATGGGAAGCGTTAATACAAGCCATTGAGTGTTATGCCATTTTCTTTATCGGCCTGCTGGCCTATTTCATGGCACGCAACGTGAAAAAAGGAAAAGTATTCTGCCGCGTCAACCAACGGATTTTGTCGGCCATCGGAATTTCCACAATGCTTTCGGGAGTACTGATGAATGTCATCGTCAATCTCACCCCAATAGACACATTCCATCAGAACAGCATCCTGCTGATTGTGATAGGAGCCGTTTTCGTGCTGGTCTCCTTGCTGTTTGAGATAGGTATCCAGATACAGAAAGAACAAGATTTGACTATTTAA
- a CDS encoding helix-turn-helix transcriptional regulator, whose amino-acid sequence MPIIVNLDVMMAKRKVSLGELAERIDLTPANLSILKTGKAKAIRFSTLEAICKELDCQPGDILEYRAEE is encoded by the coding sequence ATGCCGATTATCGTAAATCTCGATGTGATGATGGCGAAACGGAAAGTTTCGCTGGGAGAGCTTGCCGAACGGATTGACCTGACACCGGCAAATCTCTCCATTCTGAAAACAGGAAAGGCCAAGGCCATACGCTTCTCCACCCTGGAGGCCATCTGCAAGGAACTGGACTGCCAGCCAGGGGACATACTGGAATATCGGGCGGAAGAATAA
- a CDS encoding WG repeat-containing protein produces the protein MKTTIKLFGTIAILSMFMACSERQQDGEYETSLFSVKTDGKWGYVNHKGEYVINPQFEEASLFTNGLAQIKVDGKIGFINEKGEMVLSPQYNSATMFHDGKAWVVRPDNAPELIDKKGEVILEYKKGRIIHSFSEGLSIVYDDNDNYWVINEKGETIFSLPEKHIFFSNYTEGLAVVRNKKDYGYVDKDGKIVINCQFDYAEPFKNGKAIVKQGDMYGVIDKEGKYVINPQFKAMMPDEKGYVVRVGDKFGWCDEKGKLVINPQFDLLMPYNGNDMTPVALNSKVGFADKEGKYVINPQFNDATPVFDDIMWVQADDKWGIINKKGEYIANPQFDKVSAYSYINPFYEYAISEYFDVEGISTWIASLFTDGKFDGIKVSETSIKQFREKYKIGDRNAYSKRYSRDMNYTIIANGTFQQKVSNGWWGPVYKLIPDAKLDYIHLQINLSNPSKYGEVYGAVNKALAIKDGRTSSGLYTTIEQGDESLSIYVSDKPFTR, from the coding sequence ATGAAAACAACTATCAAATTATTCGGAACAATAGCCATACTTTCTATGTTCATGGCTTGTTCAGAGAGGCAGCAAGATGGAGAATATGAAACCTCACTATTCTCAGTCAAAACAGATGGCAAATGGGGATATGTCAATCACAAAGGGGAATACGTAATTAACCCACAATTTGAAGAAGCCAGTTTATTCACAAACGGACTAGCCCAAATAAAAGTGGATGGAAAAATCGGATTTATCAACGAAAAAGGAGAGATGGTGCTGTCTCCTCAATATAACTCCGCCACTATGTTCCATGACGGGAAAGCATGGGTGGTACGACCAGACAACGCACCAGAACTGATAGACAAAAAAGGGGAAGTAATCTTAGAATACAAAAAAGGACGCATAATACATTCATTTTCAGAAGGACTATCCATCGTGTACGATGACAATGACAACTACTGGGTAATCAATGAAAAAGGAGAAACCATATTCAGTCTACCAGAAAAGCATATTTTCTTTTCTAATTATACAGAAGGACTTGCTGTGGTGCGCAATAAAAAAGATTACGGATATGTCGATAAAGACGGAAAAATCGTAATCAACTGCCAGTTTGACTATGCCGAACCTTTCAAAAATGGAAAAGCCATTGTAAAACAAGGTGACATGTATGGAGTAATCGACAAAGAAGGTAAATACGTAATCAATCCACAATTTAAGGCAATGATGCCTGATGAAAAAGGATACGTAGTACGTGTCGGAGATAAATTCGGCTGGTGTGATGAGAAAGGGAAATTAGTCATCAATCCACAATTTGATTTATTAATGCCATATAATGGTAATGACATGACACCTGTAGCTCTAAACTCCAAAGTAGGCTTTGCAGACAAAGAAGGAAAATATGTGATTAACCCACAATTCAATGATGCGACTCCAGTTTTCGATGACATTATGTGGGTGCAGGCTGATGATAAATGGGGTATTATCAACAAAAAAGGAGAATATATAGCCAACCCACAGTTTGATAAAGTATCAGCATATTCCTACATAAACCCATTTTATGAATATGCCATCTCTGAATATTTTGACGTAGAAGGTATCAGTACATGGATTGCTTCTCTTTTTACTGATGGAAAATTTGATGGAATCAAAGTTTCTGAAACTTCCATTAAGCAATTCCGTGAAAAATATAAAATAGGAGACCGCAATGCATATAGTAAACGCTATTCACGCGACATGAACTATACGATAATTGCCAACGGTACTTTCCAACAAAAAGTATCCAACGGCTGGTGGGGACCTGTTTACAAGCTGATTCCAGACGCTAAGTTGGATTATATTCACCTTCAGATAAACCTTTCAAACCCATCCAAGTATGGAGAAGTATATGGAGCGGTAAATAAGGCTTTAGCTATAAAAGACGGACGTACATCTTCCGGATTATATACCACCATTGAACAGGGAGATGAAAGTCTTTCCATTTATGTAAGCGACAAGCCTTTTACAAGATAA
- a CDS encoding ROK family transcriptional regulator yields MVHKLIEGLGNGTKNMLTQKRIITYLMHNHSSTIPDLAKDIDLSIPTVTKFVMELVEEGYIINYGKQETSEGRPPNLYGLNPDSAYMVGVDIKAFCLNIGLMNFTGDMVDIQMGIECRLDNTVESLESLIQHICTFIEKHKNIKEKILQVGVNISGRVNPEEGYSFSMFNFEERPLAEILTEKIGIPVSIDNDTRAMAYGELLKGVVKGEKDVVFINLSWGLGSAFIIDGKIYTGRSGFSGEFGHFNVFDNEIICRCGKKGCLETEVSGSALHRILCERVKNGQTTILSKRILSGESSLTLEEIVEATNKEDILCIELVEEIGRKLGRYLAGLINLFNPELVVIGGTLALTEDYILQPIKTAIRKYSLNLVSKDSAVVLSKLQAKAGVVGACLLSRSKLFEW; encoded by the coding sequence ATGGTACACAAGTTAATCGAAGGACTAGGAAATGGCACGAAAAATATGCTTACTCAAAAGCGGATTATCACCTATCTGATGCACAATCATTCGTCTACAATTCCTGATTTGGCAAAAGATATAGACTTGAGTATTCCTACTGTCACCAAGTTTGTCATGGAGCTGGTGGAAGAAGGATACATCATCAATTATGGAAAGCAGGAGACCAGCGAGGGAAGACCCCCTAATCTGTATGGTCTGAATCCGGATTCAGCCTATATGGTAGGAGTGGATATCAAGGCATTCTGCCTGAACATCGGCCTGATGAATTTTACAGGGGATATGGTAGATATCCAGATGGGGATAGAATGTCGGCTCGACAATACAGTGGAAAGTTTGGAATCGCTGATTCAGCATATTTGCACTTTCATAGAGAAACATAAGAATATCAAAGAAAAGATTCTTCAGGTAGGAGTAAATATTTCGGGCCGTGTGAATCCGGAAGAAGGCTATAGCTTCAGCATGTTTAATTTCGAGGAACGTCCGCTGGCCGAAATTTTGACTGAAAAAATCGGTATTCCGGTGAGCATCGACAACGATACCCGTGCCATGGCCTATGGTGAGCTACTGAAAGGAGTGGTCAAAGGAGAAAAAGATGTGGTGTTCATCAATCTCAGCTGGGGACTTGGTTCGGCCTTTATCATTGACGGGAAAATCTATACGGGGCGTTCGGGTTTTTCGGGAGAATTCGGTCATTTCAATGTGTTCGACAATGAAATTATCTGCCGTTGCGGAAAAAAAGGATGTCTGGAAACCGAGGTTTCCGGTTCGGCCCTGCATCGGATTCTTTGTGAGCGGGTAAAGAACGGACAGACTACCATTCTTTCCAAAAGAATTCTTTCAGGTGAGTCCTCACTTACGCTGGAAGAGATTGTGGAGGCCACCAATAAAGAAGATATCCTGTGCATTGAACTGGTGGAAGAAATCGGGCGCAAACTGGGGCGTTATCTCGCAGGTCTGATTAACCTGTTCAATCCGGAACTGGTGGTCATCGGCGGAACGCTGGCGTTGACGGAAGATTATATTTTGCAACCCATCAAGACGGCCATCCGCAAATACTCCTTGAATCTGGTAAGCAAAGATTCTGCCGTGGTCTTGTCGAAGCTGCAGGCAAAAGCAGGAGTGGTAGGTGCTTGTCTGCTGTCCAGAAGCAAATTGTTTGAATGGTAA